The stretch of DNA TGGTTTTCCATTTTCCCAGGGAGGAAACCTCGACCCGCTTGCGCTGGCCGATTTCCGCCATCCACTCGCGCAGGGAGGCGATGGTGATCTCCCTGCCGATGATGATGGCAGAGGCAACGGCGATCAGCGGTTGCGGGTCGGCTTGCACGATCAGGACCAGAGCCACGGCGACCATCAGCTTGTCGGCCACCGGATCCAGAAAGGCGCCGAAGCGGGTGGTCAGGCCCATACGCCGGGCGAGGTAGCCGTCCAGCCAGTCGGTGGCCGCGGCCAGGGCGAAGATGACGCCGCAGGCGATGTGGGCGGCACCCCAGGGCACGTAGAACAGGACCGCAAGAATCGGGATGAGCGCGATCCGGAGCAGCGTCAGGTAGGTGGGCAGGTTGAAGTGCATGAGTTAGGCGCCATGATCGTGGAACATGTCGTAAATGCGCTGAGCCAGTTGCCGGTTGATCCCTTCGACGCTGCTCAGGGCGTCCACATCGGCGTGGCTGATCTGTCGCAAACCGCCGAACTGCCGCAGCAACTGCTGGCGCCGTTTGGGACCGAGGCCCGCTATGGCCTGCAGCGGCGATTGGGTCGCGGCTTTGGCCCGTCGTTGCCGGTGCCCGGTGATGGCGAAGCGGTGCGCCTCGTCGCGAATGTGCTGGATCAGCAGGGAACCGGGGTTGTTGGGCTCGACGACGATGGGATCGCTGCTGCCCGCTTTGAACAAGGTCTCCCTCCCGGGTTTTCTGTCGGGCCCTTTGGCGATGCCGATTATACGGATATTTCCCATTCCCAGTTCATCGAGCGTCTGGGCCGCCGCATGGATCTGGCCCTTGCCGCCGTCGATGAACAGGATGTCCGGCGCCTCGATCTCTCCGGCGCGAACCCGCTGGTAGCGGCGCGACAGTGCCTGCACCATGGCCGCATAATCGTCGCCGCCGGTGATGCCTTCGATGTTGAAGCGGCGATAGGCCGACTTCAGCGGCCCGTTGCGATCGAATACGACGCAGGACGCCACCGTCTGATCGCCCTGGGTATGGCTGATGTCGAAGCATTCCATGCGGCTGGGCGGCTCGTCGAGACCCAGCATCTCGGTCAGGGACTGCAGGCGCTCGGCGATAGTCTGCTGGCTGGCCAGCTTGGCGTTCAGTGCATAGTCGGCGTTGGCTTGAGCCAGTTCGAGGCGCTTGGCGCGCTCGCCGCGCAGCCGCCAGGAAATCTTGACGCCGCGCTTGGCCTGCTGTCCAAGCACGGCCTCGAACAATGCATGGTCGCGGATGCCGTGGCTGAGCAGCAGTTCGCGCGGGATCTCCTTGTCCAGGTAAAACTGCGGGATGAAGGCTTCGAGGATGGCTGCGGCGTCGTGCTCGTCCTGCATCCGCGGGAAAAAGCTGCGGTCACCGATCTGCTGCCCGTGGCGGATGAACACCACGTGGACGCAGGCGATATTGCCTTTGATGGCGCAGGCGATCATGTCGAGATCCCCCTGTTCGCCGCTGACGAGTTGCTTCGCGAGTACGGTCCTGAGGTTGGCTATCTGGTCCCGGTAACGCGCTGCCTTTTCGAATTCCAGCCGCAGGGCGGCTTGCTCCATGCGCTGGGCCAGCCGGTCGATCAGCGCCTCCCCCCGGCCTTCCAGGAACAGCAGGGTGTTCGCCACGTCCTCGCCATACGCCTCCGGCCCGATCAGCTCCACGCAGGGGCCGGTGCAGCGCTCGATCTGGTACTGCAGGCAGGGCCGCGTGCGGTTGGCGAAATATGAATCCTCGCATTGGCGGACCGGGAATATTTTCTGCAAGGTTTTCAGACTATCGCGGACGGCCGCGGCGCTCGGGAACGGCCCGAAGAAGCGCCCCGGCCGCGCCCGGCTGCCGCGATGGAAGGCCAGCCGCGGAAATTCCTGGTGGGTGGAGACGTAGATGTAGGGATAGCTCTTGTCGTCGCGCAGGTTGATGTTGTAGCGCGGCTTGTGGCGCTTGATGAGCTGGTTTTCCAGCAGCAGCGCCTCGCCTTCGGTGCGGGTCACCGTGACTTCGATCGCCTGCACCCGCGCCACCATCGCGTTCTGCTTGGGTGAGTTGTCGCGCTGGGCGAAGTGACTGGCGACGCGCTTCTTCAGGTTCTTGGCCTTGCCGACGTAGATCACCTCGCCGTTCCCGTCCAGCATCTTGTAGACGCCGGGCGCGCCGGTCAGGGTCGCCAGGAAGGCTCTGATGTCGAAAGCCGTTGCCGTGAGGGCGGTGCTCATGGTGCCGAGAGGGGGAAGCCTGGGAGAATGCCGGCGCTTATTATATAGCCCGCCGCCGCCACTCTCCTTCGTTCCCGCTGCCGCTCGTTCGCGGGCGGCGAGGTCCCCGCATTTCTCCGGGGATCGGGTTTTGCGGTATCATGTTTGGATTACGTTTTCGTCCGGAATTCACCCAATCATGCTTGGCAAGCTTGTCAGAAAGGTCGTCGGCAGCCGCAACGACCGCATCGTCAAACGCAAGAGGCGTCTGGTCAAGAAGATCAACCAGCTCGAAGCCACGATCGCCGCGCTCTCCGACGAGGCGCTGGGGCAGAAGACCGTCGAGTTCCGTGAGCGGCTGAACGGCGGCGAAACGCTCGACGATCTGCTCGTGGAAGCCTTCGCGGTGGTACGGGAGGCTTCGCGCCGGGTGCTGAACATGCGTCATTTCGACGTGCAGCTGATCGGGGCCATGGTCCTGAACGACGGCAAGATCGCGGAGATGAAAACCGGCGAAGGCAAGACACTGGTCGCCACCCTGGCTGCCTATCTCAATGCACTGCCCGGTAAAGGCTGCCACGTGGTGACGGTGAACGACTACCTGGCACGACGCGACGCCGAGTGGATGGGCAAGCTGTATGGCTTCCTCGGGCTGAGCACCGGCGTCATCGTCAGCAACCTCGATCAGGAACAGCGCCGCCGGGCCTATGCCTGCGACATCACCTACGGCACCAACAACGAATTCGGTTTCGACTACCTGCGCGACAACATGGCGTTCACCCTGGATCAGCGGGTGCAGCGCGATCTGTATTTCGCGATTGTCGACGAGGTGGACTCCATCCTCATCGACGAGGCGCGGACCCCGCTGATCATCTCCGGTCCGACCGAAGACCGCAGCGATCTCTATCACAAGATCAATGCGCTGATTCCCCATCTGAAACGCCAGGAAAAAGAAGGCGGACCGGGTGATTATTCGGTGGACGAGAAGGCGCGCCAGGTCTATCTGACCGAGAGCGGGCATGAAGCCATCGAGCGGCTGTTGGTGGAGCAAGGGCTGATCGGGGCCGACGAGAGCCTGTACGACGCCGTCAACATCCGGTTGATGCACTATATCAACGCCGCCCTCAAGGCGCAGGCCTTGTTCCAGCGCGACGTCGACTACATCGTGCGCGATGGCCAGGTCATCATCGTCGACGAGTTCACCGGCCGCGCCATGCCCGGCCGGCGCTGGTCCGAGGGGCTGCACCAAGCGGTGGAGGCCAAGGAAAACGTTCAGGTGCAGAACGAGAACCAGACGCTGGCCTCGATCACTTTCCAGAATTATTTCCGCCTCTACGAAAAATTGGCCGGAATGACCGGTACGGCGGACACCGAGGCGGCGGAGTTCCATCAGATCTACGCTCTCGAAGTGGTCGTGATCCCGCCGAACCGGCCGATGATCCGCAACGACATGGGTGATCTGGTCTACCTCACCGCTCGCGAGAAATTTGACGCGATCGTCGAAGACATCAAGTATTGCGTCGAACACGGCAAGCCGGTACTGGTCGGCACCGCTTCCATCGAGAACTCGGAATTGCTGTCCGCCATCCTGCGTCAAGCCGGCGTGCCGCACCAAGTGCTCAACGCCAAGCACCATGAGCAGGAAGCGCACATCATCGCCCAGGCCGGACGACCGGGGGCGGTCACGATTGCGACCAACATGGCCGGCCGCGGTACCGACATTGTGCTGGGTGGCAGCCTGGAGGAGGATCTGTCCCGGGCCGATCCGGCCATGGCCGAGCAGATCAAGGCGGAGTGGAAACAGCGCCACGACGCCGCTATCGCCGCCGGCGGCCTGCACGTGATCGGTTCGGAACGCCATGAATCGCGCCGCATCGACAACCAGTTGCGCGGTCGTTCGGGGCGCCAGGGCGATCCGGGTTCCACCCGTTTCTATCTGTCGTTGGAAGATCCCTTGATGCGCATCTTCGCTTCCGACCGGGTCGCGGTACTGATGCAGCGCCTCGGCATGAAGGAAGGAGAGGCCATCGAGCATCCCTGGGTGACCCGCGCCATCGAGAACGCCCAGCGCAAGGTGGAAGCGCGCAACTTCGATATCCGCAAGCAATTGCTGGAATACGACAACGTCGCCAACGACCAGCGCAAGGTGATTTACCACATGCGCACCGAGCTGATGCGGGCGGACGATATCTCGAAGACCATCGAGGACATCCGTCACGATGTGCTCGGCCGCATCTTCGGTGAACACATCCCGCCTCATACTCTGGAGGAGCAGTGGGACGTCCGGGGTTTGGAGGAGGTGATCGAGCGCGAGCTCGGCTTGAGCTTGCCGATCCGGCAATGGCTGGACGATGAGCCGGATCTCCATGAGGAGTCGCTGCTGGAGCGCATCATCCAGGAAGCCGACAGCGCCTACGCTGCCAAGGTCGAGGCGATCGGACCGCAGGTCATGCGGCATTTCGAAAAATCGGTGATGCTGCAGGTACTCGACAACGCATGGAAGGAGCATCTGGCTTCCATGGATCATCTGCGCATGGGCATCCATCTGCGCGGCTATGCCCAGAAGGATCCCAAGCAGGAGTACAAGCGGGAAGCTTTCGAGATGTTCACCGGCATGCTGGAGAATATCAAGCAGGAGGTCGTCGGCATCGTCTCCCGCGTTCAGGTCCATTCGGAGGAAGAAGTACAGGAGATGGAGGAGCAGAGTCGCCAGCCCCAGGAAATGCAGTTTCAGCATGCCGAGGTCAGCGCTCTGACCATCGACGAGTCGCCAGCCGGACCGGAAGAGCCGCAGGATTATGCGAGACCGGAAGGTCCGCGGCCGTTCGTGCGTCCCGGCGATAAAGTCGGCCGCAACGATCCTTGCCCCTGCGGCTCCGGCAAGAAATACAAGCAATGCCACGGCCGGCTCGCTTGAGATGAAAACGGTGGCGAACGCCCGCATAAGGCCGGTCCCTGGCATCCGCCTCGGCACGGCGGCGGCGGCGATCAAGCACGCCGGCCGCGACGATGTGCTCCTCATCGAGATGGCGGAAGGTTCGAGCTGCGCGGCCGTGTTCACGCAGAACGCCTTCTGCGCCGCACCCGTCATCGTCTCCCGCGAACATTTACCGCGGGGGCCGCGCTGGTTGCTGGTCAATTCCGGCAACGCCAATGCCGGAACCGGCGTGCGCGGCTTGGCGGACGCCCGTTCGAGCTGCGAGGCGGTCGCTGCGCTGACCAGCGGCCGGGCCGAGCAGGTGCTGCCGTTTTCCACCGGCGTGATCGGCGAATATCTTCCACTCGAAAAGATCCGGGCAGCTTTGCCCAAGGCGTTCGAAAGCCTGTCGGAAGACGGCTGGGAGGCCGCCGCCCGGGCCATCATGACCACCGACACTCGACCGAAAACAGCAACTCGCACCATCGAGATCGAGGGGCATCCGGTCGTCGTTTCCGGTATCGCCAAGGGCGCCGGCATGATCCATCCTAACATGGCGACCCTGTTGGCCTTCGTCGCCACCGACGCCCGTATCGAAGCCGAGTTGCTGCAGAGCGTCCTGCAGCGTGCCGCCGACCGCTCCTTCAATTGCATCACCGTCGATGGCGATACCTCGACCAACGACGCCTGTGTCCTGATGGCGAGCCAGCGCTCGCAAGCGCCGCGGATCGAGCCCGGCAGTTCTCACGCCAAGGCTTTCCAGGCCGCCGTCGACGCCGTGCTCGAAGAGCTGGCCGAAGAGATCATTCGCGATGGCGAAGGCGCCACCAAATTCATCCGCATCGTGGTCGAGGAGGCGGCTTCGGAGGACGAAGCCAGACAGGTCGGGAAAACCATCGCGCATTCGCCGTTGGTCAAGACCGCGTGTTTCGCCAGCGATCCCAACTGGGGCCGCATTCTCGCGGCGGTCGGACGTTCCGGCTGCGTCGGCCTGGATATCTCCCGAGTTGCCCTATGGCTGAACGAGGTCCAAATCGTTGCGGGCGGCGAACGGGACCATGGCTATACCGAGGCGCGCGGGGCCCGGGCGATGCAGCGGCCGGAAATCACCATACGCGTGGTCCTCGGGCGGGGTAGGGCCACGGCCCGGGTGTTGACCTGCGACCTTTCCTACGATTACGTCCGCATCAACGCCGAATACCGGACCTGAGCGCCCCTTGAGCGCCGTCCCGAAGAAGGAAATCCGGGTTGCCGCCGGTGTCATCGAAGATGCCGCAGGGCGCATCCTGATCGCCCAGCGGTCGGCGGAGGCGGACCAGGGCGGCTTGTGGGAATTTCCCGGCGGCAAGATCGAACCCGGTGAAACGCCGTTCGACGCTCTGCGCCGCGAGCTGATGGAAGAGATAGGTATCGCCGTGGATGGTGCCGAGCCCATGCTGGTCGTGCGCCACGCATATCCCAGGCAGCGGGTCATCCTGGAGATCTTTCGGGTTCGGAAATTTTCCGGCGAGGCCCGCGGTTGTCTCGGCCAGCCCATCCGCTGGGTCGGCGCAGACGACCTGGTCGATTTTCGATTTCCGGCGGCGAACCGTTTCATCGTCGCGGCCGCCCGGCTTCCGTTCCATTATCCTATCGTGGACGATGTCGCCGGCGACCTTTCGGCCATGCGTCGTCATT from Methylococcus geothermalis encodes:
- the pgsA gene encoding CDP-diacylglycerol--glycerol-3-phosphate 3-phosphatidyltransferase, with amino-acid sequence MHFNLPTYLTLLRIALIPILAVLFYVPWGAAHIACGVIFALAAATDWLDGYLARRMGLTTRFGAFLDPVADKLMVAVALVLIVQADPQPLIAVASAIIIGREITIASLREWMAEIGQRKRVEVSSLGKWKTTFQMLAITLLLLGLDTPQRTMKATGQWLLVVSAVLTLWSMIIYLQAAMPVFKANTEVE
- the uvrC gene encoding excinuclease ABC subunit UvrC, with protein sequence MSTALTATAFDIRAFLATLTGAPGVYKMLDGNGEVIYVGKAKNLKKRVASHFAQRDNSPKQNAMVARVQAIEVTVTRTEGEALLLENQLIKRHKPRYNINLRDDKSYPYIYVSTHQEFPRLAFHRGSRARPGRFFGPFPSAAAVRDSLKTLQKIFPVRQCEDSYFANRTRPCLQYQIERCTGPCVELIGPEAYGEDVANTLLFLEGRGEALIDRLAQRMEQAALRLEFEKAARYRDQIANLRTVLAKQLVSGEQGDLDMIACAIKGNIACVHVVFIRHGQQIGDRSFFPRMQDEHDAAAILEAFIPQFYLDKEIPRELLLSHGIRDHALFEAVLGQQAKRGVKISWRLRGERAKRLELAQANADYALNAKLASQQTIAERLQSLTEMLGLDEPPSRMECFDISHTQGDQTVASCVVFDRNGPLKSAYRRFNIEGITGGDDYAAMVQALSRRYQRVRAGEIEAPDILFIDGGKGQIHAAAQTLDELGMGNIRIIGIAKGPDRKPGRETLFKAGSSDPIVVEPNNPGSLLIQHIRDEAHRFAITGHRQRRAKAATQSPLQAIAGLGPKRRQQLLRQFGGLRQISHADVDALSSVEGINRQLAQRIYDMFHDHGA
- the secA gene encoding preprotein translocase subunit SecA, whose product is MLGKLVRKVVGSRNDRIVKRKRRLVKKINQLEATIAALSDEALGQKTVEFRERLNGGETLDDLLVEAFAVVREASRRVLNMRHFDVQLIGAMVLNDGKIAEMKTGEGKTLVATLAAYLNALPGKGCHVVTVNDYLARRDAEWMGKLYGFLGLSTGVIVSNLDQEQRRRAYACDITYGTNNEFGFDYLRDNMAFTLDQRVQRDLYFAIVDEVDSILIDEARTPLIISGPTEDRSDLYHKINALIPHLKRQEKEGGPGDYSVDEKARQVYLTESGHEAIERLLVEQGLIGADESLYDAVNIRLMHYINAALKAQALFQRDVDYIVRDGQVIIVDEFTGRAMPGRRWSEGLHQAVEAKENVQVQNENQTLASITFQNYFRLYEKLAGMTGTADTEAAEFHQIYALEVVVIPPNRPMIRNDMGDLVYLTAREKFDAIVEDIKYCVEHGKPVLVGTASIENSELLSAILRQAGVPHQVLNAKHHEQEAHIIAQAGRPGAVTIATNMAGRGTDIVLGGSLEEDLSRADPAMAEQIKAEWKQRHDAAIAAGGLHVIGSERHESRRIDNQLRGRSGRQGDPGSTRFYLSLEDPLMRIFASDRVAVLMQRLGMKEGEAIEHPWVTRAIENAQRKVEARNFDIRKQLLEYDNVANDQRKVIYHMRTELMRADDISKTIEDIRHDVLGRIFGEHIPPHTLEEQWDVRGLEEVIERELGLSLPIRQWLDDEPDLHEESLLERIIQEADSAYAAKVEAIGPQVMRHFEKSVMLQVLDNAWKEHLASMDHLRMGIHLRGYAQKDPKQEYKREAFEMFTGMLENIKQEVVGIVSRVQVHSEEEVQEMEEQSRQPQEMQFQHAEVSALTIDESPAGPEEPQDYARPEGPRPFVRPGDKVGRNDPCPCGSGKKYKQCHGRLA
- the argJ gene encoding bifunctional glutamate N-acetyltransferase/amino-acid acetyltransferase ArgJ, encoding MKTVANARIRPVPGIRLGTAAAAIKHAGRDDVLLIEMAEGSSCAAVFTQNAFCAAPVIVSREHLPRGPRWLLVNSGNANAGTGVRGLADARSSCEAVAALTSGRAEQVLPFSTGVIGEYLPLEKIRAALPKAFESLSEDGWEAAARAIMTTDTRPKTATRTIEIEGHPVVVSGIAKGAGMIHPNMATLLAFVATDARIEAELLQSVLQRAADRSFNCITVDGDTSTNDACVLMASQRSQAPRIEPGSSHAKAFQAAVDAVLEELAEEIIRDGEGATKFIRIVVEEAASEDEARQVGKTIAHSPLVKTACFASDPNWGRILAAVGRSGCVGLDISRVALWLNEVQIVAGGERDHGYTEARGARAMQRPEITIRVVLGRGRATARVLTCDLSYDYVRINAEYRT